The genomic DNA TTCATCATCAGCTTCCAAGACGTTACAGCTAGAAACATTTTACATGTAGTCATATGGACCACCATAGCAGATTATGATGCATGTTAATATATATGCGATTCCATGTACTAGGGGTGTTAAAATAATTGATGCCCGACTGTCCAAAACTCCAAGATCAAAGATGATCTTGTATGATTTGACGAGCTGACCACAATACTTGGTTCACAACTCATGAGCGAAGAATGATTATGCTCTATGACTCCTCAGTTCGTATGCCCTGCCAATCATCTTTTCGAAAGAGAATATAGTCCAGTACACAAGCTTATCATAGCACAACCCTCCATCAATCCAGATAGTATCCATATTGCAGAAGAGAAGGCAGCAATACCCGCCTGAAATGAAGTGGCAATTAAGCAAGCACATCCATGATTTGCAGAAATCAACAAACAGATGCGACTTCTGTCATATTTCGGGGGCATAGATGCAAGTAAGCTACTATATATTCAACTGGAAAATGCATCTTACTGAGGAGGTGGAACAAAAATTCCGTACTCAAATTCAGACATCAGCTACTCATCAGAAAGATTCAGGTGTCAGCAAATTGTAGGTTACAGGGAAATGTAGCCATTATCATTTACTGCAACCTGAACCAGCGACAGGGCGTGTTATTTTGTAAGACACAATCAACTGTACATACAATGAAACAGTTTAAATTTTGAACATCCAATGCTCAATGAGATTCAAGGAAAATGAAGCTCAAACATTAACATAAATTAAGTTTTCACCTTTTCCTACTGTACCCCGAAAACCCATCTTGGACTCCATGAAGGCTTAGTCCGTAGTTGAGCCACGCGAATAGCCGGACAAACAATATGAAGGATTGATGGTTTGTAAATGGCGCGAGTTAGAGGGTGCACATTAAATTTATCCAGATATGGGAAGCTCTGAGGAAGCGGCAGCACGATCTGATTCTAGCATGGATTTGATATAGAATTCACCGGCCTTGTATGATGATCTAACCATGGGACCAGATGCAACATACCGAAATCCCTGTGACAAGAATAGATGATATTATATTTGGGACAGGACAGATATTCTTCAAATGTTCTATTTGTCTGCCAGAAGATCAGTCTACTACTCTCACCCAGAAAGAAGTAGCTAGAAAgatagaaaatcaaaattataaatctTTCTGcgattttctttctcttacAACATGTAAAGTTTCAGTATGTAGGCTTGGAAGCCATGTCAGATAAGTAACCATTCATGCAACAAAAACCCATCGAGTATGTCATGAGTGTCATGTGCTACAGCACAACTGGAAATGGACAAGCCATTACGACATTTTTTATCACAATTCTTCGCAGAAAAATGTATCTCTAGCACACAAAAAGGTAAACATCCTCATAGGCTCGTACTACCAAATCATCTGCTTGTGCGTTAATAATGGCCAAAGCACTGTGAAAGACAACTATTTCTCAGGAAAAGATCATTCTGGAAGCTTTTTAAGGAATACTCCAAATCAGTAGAAATTTCTATTTCTCAACAAGGAGTCCGTCCAAGTAATCGTTTTGCCTACTTAATATGCAGATCTTGGATAATTTACTACATGTGCATGCAAATTAACAGTCCTACAATCAGAAAATCAGATTAGGCAAATTCATTTGTGAGGCTCTCAGAAAAATAGATAGCCCAAGAAGGCGTACCATTTCCGTGCCAAGAGTTTGGTACTTATCAAAAGCCTCAGGTGTGATATAATCAGAGACCGGCATATGACGCTTTGATGGTCTCATGTACTGACCAAAAGTCATGACATCAACACCAGCTGCCCTCACTTTCTCCATAGTCTTCACGACTTGATTAGGTGTTTCGCCGCAACCCAACATTACCGAAGTCTTGGTGAGCGTTCCTGCAGGTGCATACTCCTTGGCCATCTTAAGGACATCAAGAGACTGCTTGAAGTTAGCACGACGATCGCGGACTACACTCTGGAGCTCTTCAACTGTCTCGATATTATGAGCAAAGACATCTAGCCCTGACATTGCAACTTTCTCCACACACCCCGAGTCTCCACGAAAGTCTGGTACTGCACAGTAAAGTCACAAATAGAAGTTTGAGATGTGAACTGAGAAAACTAACCCACAGTTTTTTTACAAAAGAGAACAGGGTCATTAGACCACAGGACTATGCATGCCCCAACCGATCAGGCCTCTTTAACCATATACTCGCCTCCAGAACATTTATTTGTGCAGCCTACCAAAGTTGAGAAGCGATACCTATCTCAAATGTTTAGAAATTATCCTTTAAACATTCTATCAAGTAACATTAGCAGGTTACCTAGGTCAAGCAACAACCAAACTGATAAAGGTATTTAGCCTAGCTCAATCTGTTTAACCACCGCCAAGCACGTATCTAAGAGGAGATATCACAAGAATAAACAGATCCAACATTAATGGTGCAACATAATTGCCAGAATGGCCAGAAATAACTGTGAACTAGCTGCCAAGGTTGAACTTTGCGAattatgcaattttcaaaatgcaTATACGCGGCCATATCATCGACACATTAAATGGGGTTCCTTCATACATACCCAAGGCTTCTATCAACATTTTCGGCTTAAGTGTCTTGAGTTTCTGCACTGTCTCAGCAAAATGTCCACTGCCCTGGTCAGGTAAATCATCCCTGTCCACGCTAGTGATCACGACATAATCCAAACCCCATGAAGCAATAGCCTCGGCCACATTGGTAGGCTCGTCCGGGTCAGGCGGCGGAGGAGTTCGTGATGTCTTGACGTTACAAAACCTGGAGAACAGGACTATCTAAGATAGCGAAAAGCTCCAATGATCATCTAAATATCATGAATCTACAAAACGATGAGCAAAGCTCTCCACTTGCCCCCCTATGTTTCACCTATAACCAAAAGCTCAATCAAGCATCGGGGAAAGAGCAGTCACCTGCAACCCCGAGTGCAAGTATCGCCGAGGATCATAATGGTGGCGGTGGCTGTCCCGGTTTCTCCACCGGACCAGCACTCCCCTAGATTGGGGCACTTGGCCTCCTCGCAGACGGTATGAAGCTTCAGCTCCCTCAGCTTCCTCTTGATCTGAACGTACTTCTCCCCTCCTGGAATCGACTCCTTCATCCACTTGGGCTTGGGAAGGGGCTTCTTCTTGGTCCCGACCTCAACGGAGTAAGAGTTGCTCGACTGCAGGCCGATGAATTCGGAGAGGGTCGGGGCTTCCTCGGCTAGCCGTGCCCGGAGGCCCTCCAGGGTCTGGGGAAACTGCGAACCCAGGGCTCCAGGCGACGGCGGCGGCTGAGGGGTGGAGGTCGAAGAGAAGAGATGGGAGCGCGTCGATCGGAGGAGGCGGGGGAGGGATTTGAAGCGGCACTGCATCTTGTTTCTGATCTCtgttctccctctctctctctgatttcTTCTCCGTTGACGTGAGAGAGATACGGAGACGAAGATTCGGATTGGTTTTCTGAGGTTTTGTGCGAATGGGAGTGGGGATAGGATTTGATCTTCGTCGGAGCTGCCTGAATCGTTTACGGCCGTATGTTTCTGTTCTTGGTGCGGGTCGGGTTGGTCGGGTCGTGTAGGAGGCAGGTGACGGTCAACGGTTCAGAGGCGGGACCGGATGATCAGGATCGTCCAGTCCATTGGCGGGTCATCAATCACCATCGTCCATATCGCGCGCCTTCTTTGCTGTGTTTATacggaaagagagagagcatTTAATTACAACTTCTTCCCTGAAGTTTAAAAATCTTCCGAGTTCATCCTCGTAGTTTCTTTGATCCTCatggaaaaaatttacaggtctAGTCACATCTTTTGGTTCGGTGTCCGAAAGCTATGGGGATGAATCAACAGAAGTGGAAGTAGCAATGTATCCAAGAAGCCTCTCATCTTTTTATCTAGGCGTCCCATCTTTTATTTAGATTCGACAAATGATTTTAGTTTTATATCGGCGGTGGCTTGGGGGAGCTAGGGATTGAGGCCTTATTCAATCGGAAGCTGAAACTATCACTGTGCTAGTAAAGCTTAAGAAATCAATATGAGTTAGTTCAAACAGTTCGACGTTATTTAAAGTCTTGAATTCGAGTATCGTGAATGGataaaattcatgattgagagagttttactctCTAGTGAAATCGGCCTAATTCGAATTGAGATTAGCTGGAATTCGTTAGACTTTTGGATATTGGAGTTCACAATTTATGcctaaaaaaggaaaaaagaaaaagaaacaaggAGGACAAATTTCTACTAGAAACGAATTTCAAGGAGCAAATCGAATCGAAGTGAAAGTGTGAAAAGGCCCAAAGTGGCTTGGGCCTGTGAGGCGGAGGCAGTCCTCATCGGGGCAGCCTAAGGTTTGGTCTTATAGCCTTGACCCGTTGAGCAGAAGCTGAGTACGGAACACGCTATAGAAGGACATAACTGTTTTCTCGTTCCGTGTCAAAACTCCGTCCGTTCTTCCGACCGAGCATTCAGGTTCAGGAAATAGGGGCTCCCTTTGGTCTATGAACCCGACAAAGAACGGTGATGTTGATTCCAAGCTGCAGCTCCAGGGACCTGGGAGCTGAGACCCTCCACCCTCACTTCATTCCTCCACTATGTAAGTCCCATTTCTCCTCTTGGCCGCACAGAGCTGCTAGGGTTTCTCCAAGGTTCAACCTTTCTGAGCAGAGAATCCCAAGAAGGAAGAACCCTCTTCCGGGTACTCTACTCCCTCCCCAGGGACTGGACAAGGTAATAGAATCACGCACCCTCATGGATGGGACCAGGGTTTTTGTGGGGTTTAAGCTTAGTTGCCA from Punica granatum isolate Tunisia-2019 chromosome 2, ASM765513v2, whole genome shotgun sequence includes the following:
- the LOC116195929 gene encoding lipoyl synthase 2, mitochondrial — protein: MQCRFKSLPRLLRSTRSHLFSSTSTPQPPPSPGALGSQFPQTLEGLRARLAEEAPTLSEFIGLQSSNSYSVEVGTKKKPLPKPKWMKESIPGGEKYVQIKRKLRELKLHTVCEEAKCPNLGECWSGGETGTATATIMILGDTCTRGCRFCNVKTSRTPPPPDPDEPTNVAEAIASWGLDYVVITSVDRDDLPDQGSGHFAETVQKLKTLKPKMLIEALVPDFRGDSGCVEKVAMSGLDVFAHNIETVEELQSVVRDRRANFKQSLDVLKMAKEYAPAGTLTKTSVMLGCGETPNQVVKTMEKVRAAGVDVMTFGQYMRPSKRHMPVSDYITPEAFDKYQTLGTEMGFRYVASGPMVRSSYKAGEFYIKSMLESDRAAASSELPISG